CACAGAGCTGAAGATGTGGCTCAGTGTAGAGCGCTTGCTGGCgctagcatatgtgaggccctaGGTCAGTCCCTGTTGTTATGCACAGGACACATCAAGTGGTTTCATGGGTGGTGGCTGGATTCGAAgctgggctttttatttgatttctggtgctggggattcagCCGGGGACTTCAGCCTTGCTAGGCAAAGCTGCTGTACCTGTGAGCTATAATCCTCAGCCCTAAGGCTGGACTTGGCTGCTTGTATTCATAGGGGAACCACAATAATacagacaggaagaagagaggaaggatggCAGGAAGAACACACGGCTGATCGAAAGAGGGAGGTGGGACTTTTAATTAGGCTCCCATACTGTACAGGTAGATTTTGATGCTGTTCCTACTGAGGTGTTGGGACTCAGGAAGGGGAGTATAAGTGTCACATAGGCTTCAGAGAAGATACCATGGAGTAAGATTGGGAACAATTAGAACTCCTAGGAtagggttttctttcttctttctttggtttttgttttttgaggcagggtttctctgtggctttggaggctgtcctggaactagctcttgtagaccaggcttgtctcgaactcacagagatccacctgcctctgcctcccaagtgctgggattaaaggcatgcgccaccactgcccagctcgcttgcttgcttgcttgcctgcctgcctgcctgcctgcctgcctgcctgcctgcctgcctgcctgcctgcctgcctgcctgccttccttccttccttccttccttccttccttccttcctttctttttttttcaagacagggtttctctttataacagtcctggctgacttggaactcactttgtagaccaggctggccttgaatgcacagaaatctgcctgcctctgcctcccaagtgttggtattaaaggcgtaCACTACCACCGGCTGCCTGATAGGATTTTCTTGTGTGGAAACACTATCATTGGGCAAGCAAGATGATGCTAGTAAATTATGTATTAGAAAatcctttttattatatttaacacATTAAAATATGACTGATATATGCAggttccccccccccacacacacacacaggatttctctgtgtgtactcctggctgtcttggaactggctttgtagaccagattggcctgtagaccACTGCCTGACACATGCAGTTATTTTTGCTTAAAATGGATTCTCTTTCCaacttaagtttttgtttgttttttgagacatggtctcactgtaaCTCtcgctggcctggagcttgctatatagattaggctggcctggaactcagatccacttgtctctgccttccaagtgctaggattaaacagGCATGCGTCATTGCccagcagtggtgcacacctttaatcctggcccTCGGGAGGCAGATAGACTTATCTCTGTAaacttgaggccagcccagtcttcAGAGCGTGTTCTAGGGCAGCCAAggcggttacacagagaaatcttgtctcaaaacaaaaaaattgttaaaagccaggtgcacgtctttaatcccagcacgtgggaggtagaggcaggtagatctctgagttcaaggtcagcctggtttacagaactcagtccacaaagaaaccctctctcaacacccccaccccactttcCAGCAAAGGCATTTGCCATAACACAACTAGTCCTTCTCCccccttcttttattttattttctttaaagtccatttaaataaaaatattcagtgaAGGAAAATTCTATTTCAGTTGGAAGGGGCAAAAGTTGTGAGTGTAATTTTGGAAACACTGTCCGAGGAGCAATTTGATCCTTGAAGTCTTGAACGACAGAATTACAGTATTGGGCTGTGTGATTTCAGCTTGCCAGCCCTTAATTCAAGACCTGTGGTGGCATCATGAGGTTCATGTTTCAGAATTAGTGGTGGGGAGGACGTACAAAGGATTTAAACCTCCTCCAGCATCCTGCTAAAAACAAACTCTTAGGTGCTGAAGTGGGGAGGGATAGCAGTGTGTGAGATGGTCACCTGACCCTCATTCAGAAGCGTGTCCTTCAGGGCTGCTACATCAGTTAGATAACTGTAGAGCACAGTAAGTCATACATAGCCAACTTTGCGTAGCTGGTATTTCCAGGCTCTCGAGGGCTCACTTCTGCCTTTATGGTCTCAGGCTCCTTCAAGCCAAGCCAAGCATTCTTGTTTTCTATGGTCCTGATGCAGTTGAAAGTTGAAGTCATTCTTTGTGTGACAAATTGTACCGTTGTGTTGTTCTTAGGAGGCCTGCTCGTTAATTGGGTGCGCTGTAGATGTCTTGAGAATGATGGATGTATGTGTTCACCTTTGCATCTTCTTCTGCTTTGCCGACTTGGAGTCCTGTTGTTTTCATGTTAAATTTGATTAAACATGAAGTTAAACTGGCGATTGCTGCCAGTTAGAGCCTTTGTTCCTTTTGCCCTCCATGACCCAcgtttttcttgtctttgttttagCCATCGCTCCTGTGTTACCATGGGAATTCAAGGCCTTGCCAAACTAATTGCCGATGTGGCTCCCAGTGCCATCCGAGAGAATGACATCAAGAGCTACTTCGGTCGCAAGGTGGCCATTGATGCCTCCATGAGCATCTACCAGTTCCTGATTGCTGTTCGCCAGGGTGGGGATGTGCTGCAGAATGAGGAGGGGGAGACCACCAGCCACCTGATGGGCATGTTCTACCGCACCATCCGCATGATGGAGAATGGCATCAAGCCTGTGTATGTCTTTGACGGCAAGCCACCACAGCTGAAGTCAGGCGAGCTGGCCAAACGCAGTGAGAGGCGAGCTGAAGCTGAAAAGCAGCTGCAGCAGGCTCAGGAGgcgggggtagaggaggaggtggagaagtTCACAAAGCGGCTGGTGAAGGTCACCAAGCAACACAATGATGAGTGCAAACACCTGCTGAGTCTCATGGGCATCCCGTACCTTGACGCACCCAgtgaggcagaggccagctgCGCTGCCCTGGTGAAGGCTGGCAAAGTTTATGCCGCAGCCACCGAGGACATGGACTGCCTCACTTTTGGCAGCCCTGTACTAATGCGACATCTGACTGCCAGTGAGGCCAAGAAGCTGCCCATCCAAGAGTTCCACCTGAGCCGCGTCCTGCAGGAGCTGGGTCTGAACCAGGAGCAgtttgtagatctctgcatcctGCTGGGTAGTGACTACTGTGAGAGTATCCGGGGCATCGGGCCCAAGCGGGCTGTGGACCTCATCCAGAAGCATAAGAGCATCGAGGAGATCGTGCGGCGGCTGGATCCCAACAAGTACCCTGTTCCAGAAAACTGGCTCCACAAGGAAGCTCAGCAGCTCTTCCTGGAGCCTGAGGTGCTGGACCCAGAGTCTGTGGAGCTGAAGTGGAGCGAGCCAAATGAAGAAGAGTTGGTCAAATTCATGTGTGGTGAAAAGCAGTTTTCTGAGGAGAGAATTCGTAGTGGGGTCAAGCGGCTGAGTAAGAGCCGCCAGGGCAGCACCCAGGGCCGCCTAGATGATTTCTTCAAAGTGACTGGCTCACTCTCCTCGGCTAAGCGTAAGGAGCCAGAACCCAAGGGGCCTgctaagaagaaagcaaagactgGGGGAGCTGGGAAGTtcaaaagggggaaataaaacGTGTCCTCCCCCTCCATTGTCCCCTGACCCCAGAATGTTTGCTTTGTGCCCTCAGCTAGAACACTCCTCTTGTGGAAGAGCCTGCTCCGTCCCAGAACTGCCCTTCAGAGCCTTGCCTTTCATACTTGGTCTTGTGGCAGGAAGGCCACAGCTttgcttttcctcatttttagCTCAGGAATGATGTCAAACCACTTCTCAGGCAGGTTAATGGACACTGCATCCATTGTTGTGTGAAACTGAAAG
The DNA window shown above is from Cricetulus griseus strain 17A/GY chromosome 3, alternate assembly CriGri-PICRH-1.0, whole genome shotgun sequence and carries:
- the Fen1 gene encoding flap endonuclease 1 isoform X2, whose translation is MGIQGLAKLIADVAPSAIRENDIKSYFGRKVAIDASMSIYQFLIAVRQGGDVLQNEEGETTSHLMGMFYRTIRMMENGIKPVYVFDGKPPQLKSGELAKRSERRAEAEKQLQQAQEAGVEEEVEKFTKRLVKVTKQHNDECKHLLSLMGIPYLDAPSEAEASCAALVKAGKVYAAATEDMDCLTFGSPVLMRHLTASEAKKLPIQEFHLSRVLQELGLNQEQFVDLCILLGSDYCESIRGIGPKRAVDLIQKHKSIEEIVRRLDPNKYPVPENWLHKEAQQLFLEPEVLDPESVELKWSEPNEEELVKFMCGEKQFSEERIRSGVKRLSKSRQGSTQGRLDDFFKVTGSLSSAKRKEPEPKGPAKKKAKTGGAGKFKRGK